The Staphylococcus simiae genome includes the window GTTTTAATACTTTTAACGAGTTGTTCCAATTTATATTTAATGAATATTATGATATCAACTTTGAATATTTACCTAAACCTGTAGTATTAATAGATGATATTAGTGATATTGAAATGAGCCAGACTAACTACAATTTGCTCAATCGTTGCTTTGAAAAACTCTTCGACAAAAATATAGGTTTAGCTATTTGTATTAAATCTACAACACAATTTGAAACGCTGAGACAGTTGATTTTAACTTTCTTACAAGTGAATCAAGATTATAATAAGAATAAAAAGTCTGTTAAATTTATTCTGGTCTTCTGTTCTAAACACATGACTGCTGAGGAAATCCATTTATGCCATTTGAAAATTAAAAACAAAAATAAAAATATCAAGTATAGTGTTACTGTTGATGGTTTGTTAGCAAAATATCACACTATTAGTCAAACATATGACGTCATGAAACGTCTTAACTTTAATTATTATTTTATAGATATTGAAAGTACTGAAACGACACACCAATTAATCTCAAAAAGTCATCATTTTCATCAAACTGATACACATTTTGAACATTATAAAACATTTATACTTGAATCAGGTATCCCTTCTACAAAGTTTGTCTATAATGATTTAACAAAAGGTGGGTTCAAATACACTAACGGTGGAAAGAATCCTTTGCAGTTATCAGATTTAGTATGTCATTTAATAGCTTTACTACGTTATGGCGGGGGCATTAGTTATCAATTATTGGATGATCATACTAATCATTTGTCTCTATATAATAAATACGGCAGCCCTTTGCCTTTAGTTCATTTATATAAAATGATGGCACCGTTCGTTAATGAAAATATAGAAATTACCAATAATTATTTATTAAGCCGTAAAGATAATAACTATCATTTCTTACTCTTCAATAAAATTCATGATCGCTATTTATCTGATGCCCAACAAACATTTTCATTTTACAATCAATTGCCTAGTGATTCTTTAATGATTAGTCACACACTTAATCATGAGCATGGTTCTATAGAACATCTGTTACCTGCCAGTAACCACCTAGTATATATCGAAAAAGACATTTTAGATGCATTAGATAAGACAAATTATCCTAAGACGGAATTAGCCGTTCAAGAGGAAGATAATAAAACATTTGTTGTTAAATTAAATCAAGAAGAAGTTAAATATATTTGTTTTAAATCGTGCTAATTAAAATTAAGTTTACGTACAAGTAATTACGGTTATATTGTATGTAAGGAGATGGTTATAAATGGATAAAGCTCAAGTAACAACAGCAATCGCAAATGTATTAGATACATCTAAAGTGGGTGTATTATCAACAGCATATAATAATAAACCGAATAGTAGATATATGGTCTTTTATAATGATGATTTAACACTTTATACTAAGACAAATATTAACTCTACTAAAGTAAAAGAAATTAAAGAGAATCCTGCCGCATACGTTATGTTAGGGTATAACGAAACGACAAATCATAGTTTTGTTGAAATGGAAGCAACGATTGAGGTTGTAACAGATCAAAAAGTTATTAATTGGTTATGGGAAACTCAAGATAAATCATTCTTTGATTCAGAAAACGATCCAGAATTATGTGTCTTAAAGGTTGTGCCAAAACAAGTTAAATTAATGAATGACAAAAACTTAGATACGCCAGTTACGATTGAGTTATAATAAATAAAATATAAAACATACTAAGTTCACATATGTGGTGAATTTAGTATGTCTTTTTTAGTGATGCATGAATTTGTAATCTAATTTAAATATTGCACTAAATAAAATACTTAAAAGACATCGTATGATCTCTCTATTTATTAGCTGAGTTATCAATTTAAGTGCAACAGTTAGTGACATAAGACTTTATAAAGTGAATTCCATTATAATCACTTTCATGGTAGATGATAAATAGTTTCTAAAGTATAAACTAATTCTTCTTTGTTGGGGCCCCGCATTAGAGCTCCTAACAATCATGGATTATAAGATTCTATGGTTTACATGTGCTCGTTTCCTCGCTCCTCAACTTGCATTGCTGGGCGAATTTCTTGACGAAATTCTCTTTGTTGGGGCCCCGGCATAAGAGCTCCTAACGATCAAGATTGTAAGTTCTGTGGTTTACATGTGCTCGTTTCCTCGCTCCCCAACTCGCATTGCTGGACGAATTTCTCGATGAAATTCTCTTTGTTGGGGCCCCGGCATAAGAGCTCCTTACAATCACAGATTGTAAGATTCTATGGTTTACATGTGCTCGTTTCTTTCCGCATGCATAAGAGCTCCTAACAATCATGGATTGTAAGATTCTATGGTTTACATGCGTCTTTTCTTTCCGCATGCATTAGAGCTCCTAACAATCATAGATTGTAAGGAGCTCTAATAATGTCAGATATTGTTTTTTAAATTGATTCTAAGTATTCTTGGCCTTTTTTCTTATCATATACATTTTCCCATCTTGCAATAACTACTGTTGATAATGCGTTACCGATAACGTTAACACATGTACGTACCATATCTAAGATACGGTCGACACCGATAATTAAAGCAAGTCCTTGAGCTGGCAAGCCCATTGCACCTAATGTAGTTAATAATACTACAATGGATGTACCTGGTACTGCTGCCATACCTTTTGATGTAATCATTAACGTTAACATCAAGACAATTTGTTCTGATAATGTTAAATGCATACCATACATTTGTGCAACGAATAATGCTGCAATTGATTGGTATAAAGCTGATCCATCAAGGTTAAATGTATAACCAATTGGAATTACAAATGATGTAATATCTTTTGGAGATCCAAAGTGTTCCATTTTTTTCATCATAATTGGTAGTACAGCTTCTGAACTTGATGTAGAGAAAGCCAATAAGATTTCACTTTTAAGAATCCTAATAATATTCATAATATTAATCCCGCACAACCATGCTACAAAACCTAATACTACAAATACGAAAAAGAACATTGCAAAAACGACTACTAATACTAATTTTAATAATGGAAGTAATGCTGATGCACCAAATGTAATAATTGTTGTACAAATAAATGCAAATACACCTAATGGTGCTAATTTTAAAATCTTGTTAATCATCCAGAACACAGCTTCTAAAGTTCCACTCAAGAATTCTTTCACTGGTTCTCCTTTTTTACCTACTGCAGCTAATCCTAATCCAAAGAATACTGCGAAGAAGATAATTGGTAATAATTCACCTTTATTTAAAGCTTCAAAAAAGTTTGTTGGTATAATATTTACAATAGTATCAATGAAATGATTACCATATGTAGTTTGCTCTGCTGCATGTGCAGAACTTTGATATTTAGAAATATCACCTTTAGGTAACTTAGATGGATCTAATCCTGAACCTGGATGAAACAGGTTTCCGAAAATAATCCCTAAACCTATTGCGATTGTTGTTATAACTTCAAAGTAAAGAATTGTTTTCCATCCATAGCGTCCTACAGTTTTCGATTCCCCAACATTCGAAATAGAAAGCGCTAATGAGCAAAATACAACCGGAATAA containing:
- the rsp gene encoding AraC family transcriptional regulator Rsp, with the translated sequence MTCQFYIHRTLSTVPRRNINNIIILFSLTNQCRITINGSTKDVNNHIVLINHSDIYHIDEGDNIVELSIPVYYFFQQDSNFFNGYLDRYLLQSSNYIKSVFSDIIHNDQAHSTIESKICQLIVDTLLKETFVKIEQEYLPNIALTNPVFIECLNYIHDHIQSHLSLRDIAMNCNISESYCSNLFVRYLNMNFKDYFTSIKVAKSINLLLSTDHSINTVAELAGFNSHTNFANQFKNYLNFSPKQFRTLLSKLTHTPHIQYSSDNVAQFANLIATIDLTAQVATNNTTINIDDFNPKDRSQRANVFVRFNTFNELFQFIFNEYYDINFEYLPKPVVLIDDISDIEMSQTNYNLLNRCFEKLFDKNIGLAICIKSTTQFETLRQLILTFLQVNQDYNKNKKSVKFILVFCSKHMTAEEIHLCHLKIKNKNKNIKYSVTVDGLLAKYHTISQTYDVMKRLNFNYYFIDIESTETTHQLISKSHHFHQTDTHFEHYKTFILESGIPSTKFVYNDLTKGGFKYTNGGKNPLQLSDLVCHLIALLRYGGGISYQLLDDHTNHLSLYNKYGSPLPLVHLYKMMAPFVNENIEITNNYLLSRKDNNYHFLLFNKIHDRYLSDAQQTFSFYNQLPSDSLMISHTLNHEHGSIEHLLPASNHLVYIEKDILDALDKTNYPKTELAVQEEDNKTFVVKLNQEEVKYICFKSC
- a CDS encoding pyridoxamine 5'-phosphate oxidase family protein, with amino-acid sequence MDKAQVTTAIANVLDTSKVGVLSTAYNNKPNSRYMVFYNDDLTLYTKTNINSTKVKEIKENPAAYVMLGYNETTNHSFVEMEATIEVVTDQKVINWLWETQDKSFFDSENDPELCVLKVVPKQVKLMNDKNLDTPVTIEL
- a CDS encoding cation:dicarboxylate symporter family transporter, with amino-acid sequence MALFKRKISLPMQVVIALVLGVVVGLLLYGQENVANYIKPFGDVFLNLIKMIVIPVVFCSLALSISNVGESKTVGRYGWKTILYFEVITTIAIGLGIIFGNLFHPGSGLDPSKLPKGDISKYQSSAHAAEQTTYGNHFIDTIVNIIPTNFFEALNKGELLPIIFFAVFFGLGLAAVGKKGEPVKEFLSGTLEAVFWMINKILKLAPLGVFAFICTTIITFGASALLPLLKLVLVVVFAMFFFVFVVLGFVAWLCGINIMNIIRILKSEILLAFSTSSSEAVLPIMMKKMEHFGSPKDITSFVIPIGYTFNLDGSALYQSIAALFVAQMYGMHLTLSEQIVLMLTLMITSKGMAAVPGTSIVVLLTTLGAMGLPAQGLALIIGVDRILDMVRTCVNVIGNALSTVVIARWENVYDKKKGQEYLESI